The genome window CGCGAGGTCGCGGCGCGACATCACCTCCTGCCCGCCGATGCGGAAGGCGCGCTGCGCCCGCTTTTCCGGCTTCGCGAGGATCGGGCTGAGGCGGCGCCCCGCCACCCACAGCTTCATCGCTTCGAGATCCCAGCGTTGCTGAGAATCGTCGATCAGCAGGCCGCGCAACACCTCGATCATCGCGATCGGGAAGCGCGCGTCGCCGGTCAGCGCGGTGAAGCTGCCGTTGGCGATGCGCGCGCGGATCAGATCGCGGCCGCGGTTCTGCCCGCCCGGGCGGCGACCGATGAGAATGTAGAGGAGCGTCACCCCGAGGGCGTACATGTCGTCGGCGGAGCTGCCGGTACCGCGCCCTTCGGGCAGCGCCATCGCGGATTCGAGCGGTTCGCACAGGGTCGGCTGATCGAATCCCGGCGGCGCGCTGATGCACTCGCCGATCACCGGGCGGGTGCGCTCGGCATCCATGAAGAAGATGTTGGTCGGACGGATCGCGCGGTGGACCACGCCCCGGCCCTTCAGTTCCTCCATCCCCTGCACCAGCGGGCGGAGGATGATCTTCTGATAATCGGGATCGGAGAGCGGCTGGAAGGTCTCGTCCAGCGAGGCGACGAGGCGCCCGCCCGAAGGCCGCTCGAACAGCACGATCATGGTTTCGCGGCCGAGCGGCTGCCAGAACGCGAAGCCGTAGTCGATCAGCGCCAGCACCGAGGAGAACTGCTGCCCGCGCATGCTCTGGATGGTGGCGAGCCGCACCGGCAGATCGGGCGACAGCGCCAGCGCGAACAGCGGGCGGCCGCCGCGGCGGTCCTCCACCGCGTAGGCCAAGGCGTTGGGCGAGTTGAGATCGGGGAGCGGCCGCCCGGGATAGACGGTGTAGCGCTCGCGCAGCACCACCGCGCCGTCGGCACCGGCGACGGCGGTGGTGATCTGCGGCGCGGCGCCCCCGTCGGCCATGCGGCTATCGCTCCCTGTCTCTCCCCGCGCCCGTCGCGCGCGCGGTCTCCGTCCTCGCGCGCGACCAGTTTACGCGGCGAACGGATCCTGCACCAGGATGGTATCCTCGCGCTCGGGACTGGTGGACAGGAGCGCCACCGGGGTCTCGGTCAGTTCCTCGATGCGGCGCACGTACTTGATCGCGTTGGCGGGCAGTTCGGCCCACGAGCGCGCGCCGAAGGTGCTCTGGCTCCAGCCCTCGATGGTCTCGTAGATCGGCTTCACCGACGCCTGACCGGTCATCGACGCGGGCAGACGGTCGATACGCTCGCCGTTGAGATCGTAGGCGACGCACACCTTGATTTCCGGCATGCCGTCGAGGATGTCGAGCTTGGTCATGGCGATTCCCTTGACGCCGCCGGTCTTGAGCGCCTGGCGGACCGCCACCGCGTCGAACCAGCCGCAGCGGCGGCGGCGGCCGGTGACGACGCCGAACTCGCGGCCCCGGTCGGTGAGGTATTCGCCGGTTTCGTCGAACAGCTCGGTCGGGAACGGACCGGCGCCGACGCGGGTGGTGTAGGCCTTGGCGATGCCGAGCACGAAGCCCACCGCCGACGGCCCGAGGCCCGAACCGGCGGCCGCCTCGCCGGAAACGGTATTGGAGGAGGTGACGAACGGATAGGTGCCGTGGTCGACGTCGAGCATCGCGCCCTGCGCACCCTCGAATAGCAGGCGTTTGTTCTCGTGGCGCACCATGCGGTCGAGTTCCTGCCACACCGGCTTGGCGAACGGCAGCACCTTGTCCTTGATCGCGAGCAGCTCGTCCTTCAGCATGCGGCCGTCGATTTCGGCGACGCCGAGGCCGCGGCGCAGCGCGTTGTGGTGGGTGAGCAGACGTTCGATCTTGTCGTCCATCGCCTTGGCGTCGGCAAGGTCGCAGACGCGGATCGCGCGGCGCGCCACCTTGTCTTCGTAGGCCGGACCGATGCCGCGCCCGGTGGTGCCGATCTTGCCCGCTTCCGAGGCGTTCTCGCGCAACTGGTCGAGGTCGCGGTGCAGCGGCAGGATCAGGCTGGCATTGTCGGCGATCGCGAGAAGCTCGGGGGTGATCGAGATCCCCTGCTTCGAGATCCGGCCGATTTCGTCGAGCAGCGCCCACGGATCGACCACCACGCCGTTGCCGATGTACGACGGCTTGCCGCGCACCACGCCCGAGGGCAGCAGGCTGAGCTTGTAGGTGACGCCGTTGATCACCAGGGTGTGACCGGCGTTGTGGCCGCCCTGGAAGCGCACCACCACGTCGGCGCGCTCGGACAGCCAATCGACGATCTTACCCTTGCCCTCGTCGCCCCACTGGGCGCCGACCACCGCGACATTGCTCATGAGTGTTCTCGCTCGCTTGAGGATTGCGCGCCTTCGACCGGGCATGGCTGGCCATGTTGGAGAAGGTGCGTGCAGTTGAGACGGATCGCCTCGGCGGTCCAGTCCGCCGCCGGGGCGACCGCGGCGACGGTGACGAACCCCTCGGCCCGGAGGGCGTCGAGACGCGCCGGGTCCGCTCCGTCGAGCGGTACCAGCACGCGCGGCGCGGGTTCGGGTTTGGGAAGGATGCCGATCAGCGAATGCAGGTAGAGGCTGGCGCCGGTGGCGGGCTCGCGGCCCTCTCCGCCGTAGCGGCCGCCACGGCCGAGATGGTGCCGCCAGCCCTCGGCGAAGAAGGTGTAGCAGAGGCCGGTATGATATTCGAAGCCGCGATTCTCGACCGCGTCGACGGTCAGGCGCACGCACGGCGCGAGCGCTTTCAGGCGCTGCGCGACCGCGCCGAGGCGCTCCTGCCAGGCGCGCGCGGCGGGCGGCAGATCGAGTTCCGCAAGCACCGGAAAGGCGCGCTCGAACGGGCCGCAGACGTCGAGCAGGCGGCCGAGCGTGGGCGCGACCGCGGACGGCAGCGCCGCCACCTCGGCGGCGTCCTTGTGGTCGAGCGCGTGACGCGCCTCCCGCTTCTCGTCCTCCGAAAGCCCGGCGGCGTCGAGAATCAACGGCACCAGCGGCGGCAGGGTGAGATCGACGGACAGACGGCGCACGCCGATCGCGTCCAGCGCGCGGGCGGCGACGACGATCACCTCGGCGTCAGCCTCCGGCGTGTCGCAACCGATCAGTTCCAGGCCCGCCTGGATGAACTGGCGGTCGGGGCGGAGCTGCGAGCCCTTCACCCGCAGCACGTCGCCGGCGTAGGAGAGGCGCAGCGGGCGCGGCTCGCGCACCAGACGGCTGGCGGCGACCCGCGCCACCTGCACCGTCATGTCGGCGCGCATGCCCATCATCCGCTGCGTCACCGGGTCCATCACCCGGAAGGTCTGCGCCGCGAGATCGGCGCCGAGGCCGTCGAGCAAGCTGTCCTCGAACTCCAGGAGCGGCGGCTTGACGCGGTCGTAGCCGTGCGCCGAGAAGGTGGCGAGCAGCGACTGCACCACCGCCGCCTCGAACGCGGCCTCGCCGGGCAGCACGTCCCGCAGTCCCGCCGGGAGCAGCGCCCGATTGATCGGTTCCGACATCACAAGCCTCTGTCTCGCCCTGATCCGGCGGCGCGAACCACCGGCAAACGATGTGGTGTACCCCGAACCAAGGCCCGGAGGCAACTGTTGAAGCCCCGCGTTTTCACCGCATCAGACGCCGGGACGGAGCGTATGCGCGTGGTTGAGCGGGCCGTGGCCGTGGCCGTAGCCCGGTGCGGTTTCGAGGCCGACGCGCACGTACTCGCGCGCCCGCTCCACCGCCTTGACGAGCGGCAATCCCTGGGCGAGGCCGCAGGCGAGCGCCGAAGCGAGGGTGCAGCCGGTGCCGTGGCCGTGGCGGGTTTCGATCCGCAGCCCGGCGAAGCGCGTCACCCCCTCGGACGTCGCCAGCAGGTCGACCACCAGGCCGCCTTCGAGGTGCCCGCCCTTCAGCAGCACCGCCTTCGGCCCCAGCGCCAGCAGGTCCTGCGCGGCGGCGCGCATGTCGGCCTCGGTCGCGACCTTGCGGCCGGTCAGCACCTCGGCCTCGTAGAGATTGGGCGTGATCACCGTGGCGCGCGGCAGCAGCGCCCACTTGAGGGTCTTCACCGCCTCGGTCTCCAGCAGCAGCGCACCGCCCTTCGCCACCATCACCGGGTCGACCACCAGCGGCAGATCGGGCGCGAAGTCGGCGAGCGCCTCGGCCACCGCGCGGATCACCGGCGAGGTCGCGAGCATGCCGGTCTTGAGCGCGTCCGCGCCGAGGTCGGTCATCACCACCTCGATCTGCTTGCGGATGAACTCCACCGGGATCGGATGGATGCCGTGAACTCCGAGGGTATTCTGGGCGGTGAGCGCGGTGATCGCGGTCATCGCGAAGCCGTTGAGCGCGGTTACCGCCTTGATGTCGGCCTGGATCCCCGCGCCGCCGCCGGAATCCGACCCGGCGGCGATCAAAACCCGTCCCTGCATCGCCTACTCCACCCGCGCTTCGAGCTGGGCGCACACCCAGTCGACGATTTCGCGAATCCGGTCCTCGTCCTCGCCCTCGGCCATCACCCGGATCAGCGGTTCGGTGCCGGAGGAGCGGATCAGCAGCCGCCCGCCTTCCGCAAGGCGGCGTTCCGCCTCGGCGACCGCGTCGCCGACCTGCGCCATCACCGCCTTGGCCACCTCGCGCGAGGGGAAGCGGACGTTCTTCAGCACCTGCGGCAGCGGGTCGAAGACGTGCAGAACCTCGCTCGCGAGCCCACCCTCCTCGACCAGCGCCGCCAGAACCTGGAGCGCCGCCGCGAGCCCGTCGCCGGTGGTCGAGTGGTTGCCGAGGATGACGTGGCCGGACTGTTCTCCGCCGAGGTTGTAGCCCTCCGCGCGCATCGTCTCGACGACGTAGCGGTCGCCCACCTGGGTGCGCTTGAGATGCAGGCCGCGCCCGGCGAGGAAGCGTTCGAGGCCGAGGTTCGACATCACCGTGGCGACCACGCCGCCGCCCGCGAGGACTCCCGCCTCCGCCCACTTGCGGCCGATCAGGCCGAGCACCTGGTCGCCGTCGATTTCGCGGCCGCGCTCGTCGCACATCACCACCCGGTCGGCGTCGCCGTCGAGCGCGATGCCGAGATCGGCGGCATGCGTCACCACCGCCTCGGCGAGGGCCTGGGGCTGGGTCGCGCCGCACTTGGCGTTGATGTTGGTGCCGTTGGGGGTGACGGCGATCGGCACCACCTCGGCCCCCAGTTCCCACAGCACCGTCGGCGCGACCTTGTAGGCGGCGCCGTTGGCGCAATCGAGGACGATCTTGAGGCCGTCGAGGCGGCGGCCGGTGGGGAACGTCGCCTTGACGTACTCGATATAGCGTCCCGAGGCGTCGTCGAGGCGGCGCACCCGCCCGAGACGCCGGGATTCGACGAGATCGACGCCGCCGCTCACCAGCGCCTCGATCCGGGTTTCGGTGTCGTCCGAGAGCTTGAACCCGTCCGGACCGAACAGCTTGATGCCGTTGTCCTCGAACGGATTGTGGGAGGCGGAAATCATCACCCCGAGGTCGGCGCGCATGCTGCGGGTGAGCATCGCGATCGCCGGAGTGGGCAGCGGCCCGAGCAGCAGCACGTCCATCCCCACCGAGGTGAACCCGGCGGTCAGCGCCTGCTCCAGCATGTAGCACGACAGCCGCGTATCCTTGCCGATCACGACGGTGTGGCGATACTCGCCGCGCTGGAACATCCGCCCCGCGGCCATGCCGATCTTGAGCGCGGTGAGCGCGGTCATCGGCTCGATGTTGGCGAGCCCGCGCACCCCGTCCGTACCGAACAAACGTCTTGCCGTCATTGCACCCCTGCCCTGGCGAAATTCCGAGGCGCCGAGCGTAGAGCATCGCGGCACGGGGGGAAAGGGATTACTCCGCCCGCTCCACCGCCGCCTGGATCGCCAGCGCCTGAACGGTTTCCGCCACGTCGTGGACGCGCACGACGTTCGCGCCGTTGCGTGCGCCGCCAAGGGCGAGGGTGAGCGACCCCGGCAACCGCGCTTTCGGCTCCATGTCTCCGCACACCGCCGGGATCAGGCTCTTGCGCGACGCGCCGAGCAGCACCGGCACGCCGAGCGTGCGATAGACCGCGAGCCAGCGCAGAATCGCGAGATTGTGCGCCTTGGTCTTGCCGAAGCCGATCCCGGGGTCGACGCACAGCCGCTCGCGCGGGATGCCCGCGGCGACGCAGGCGTTCACCCGAGCCTCCAAATAGTCGAACACGTCGAACGGCGCGTTGGCGTATTCGGGCGCGGCCTGCATCGTCTGCGGCTCGCCCTGCATGTGCATCAGCACCACCGCCGCCCCGCCGTCGCGCACCGCCCGCAGTGCGTCGAGGTCTCCGGTCAGCGCGGTGACGTCGTTGACGATGCGCGCGCCCGCCTGCACCGCCGCCGCCATCGTCGCGGCGTGGCGGGTATCGACGGACACGCACACGCCAGCCTCGGCCAGTGCCCGCACCACCGGCACGACCCGGCGGATCTCTTCCTCCGGCGGCACCTCGGGCGCGCCGGGACGAGTGGATTCGCCGCCGACGTCGACGATATCCGCGCCCGCCTCGACCATCGCCAGGGCGTCGGCGATCGCGGTGGCGGCGTCGAAGCGTTCGCCGCCGTCGGAAAAGCTGTCGGGCGTGACGTTGACGATTCCCATCACCCGCGGCCGGTCCATGGCGACGCCGCCGAAGCGCGGCAGCGCCGGGGCGAGCGCGGCCATCGCCGCGTCCACCGCCGGGTGCAGATCCATCAGTTCCTGCACCCCCATGCGGTAGACCGCCACCTTGCCGCCCGAGCGCGCGGCGAGGTAGGCGCAGCAGAACGCCTGATCGCCGCCGAACGGCAACGCGCGGCCGGAGGCGACGATGCCCGCGGCGCGCGGCCCGGAGAGCACCCCGGCGGGAGCGATGTAGACTTTCGCCGAAGACGAAAATGCGACACCCGACCCGGCGGTCGGGTATCGCACGGTCTCGACGCGCACGTCGGTATCCACGTCAGGCGCCGGGCTGGGGTTCCGGCCCGGTCGGGGCCGCGCCCGCGGTCGGCACCGAGGTGCGGCGACCGCCGTCGCGCTTCGGCGGCGCGGCCGGGTCTTCGCGGACGATCGTCTCGCCGCGCAGCAGCGCCTTGATCTCGTCGCCGGAGAGGGTTTCGTATTCGAGCAGCCCCTGGGCGATGATTTCGAGCTTGTCGCGGTTTTCGGTGAGGATCTTGCGGCAGAGATCGTTGCCCTCCTCCACCAGCCTGCGGATCTCGTCGTCGACCTTGCGCGCGGTCTCGTCGGAGATGTTCTTGTTGCGCGTCACCGAATGGCCGAGGAAGACCTCCTGGTCCGGCTCCTCGTAGGCGAGCGGCCCGAGGTCGCTCATGCCCCACTGCGTGACCATCGCGCGGGCCATGCCGGTGGCCATGCGGATATCCTGCTGCGCGCCGTTGGTGACCTTCTCGGGGCCGAAGATCATCTCCTCGGCGAGGCGGCCCGCCATCGCCACGCAGATGCGCGCCTCGAGGAACTCCTTCGACATCGAATAGCGATCCTTTTCCGGCAGGCCCATCACCAAGCCCATGGCGCGGCCGCGCGGAATGATCGTCGCCTTGTGGATCGGGTCGGACACCGGGAAGTGGAGCTGCACCAGCGCGTGGCCCGCCTCGTGATAGGCGGTGAGGCGCTTCTCCTCCGGCCCGAGCACCATCGACCGGCGCTCCGCACCCATCATCACCTTGTCCTTGGCGGCCTCGAATTCGGCCATCGTCACCACCCGCTTCGAGCGGCGGGCGGCCATCAACGCCGCCTCGTTGACGAGGTTGGCGAGATCGGCGCCGGAGAAGCCCGGGGTGCCGCGCGCGAGCACGCGCGGGTCGACGTCCGGCCCCAGCGGCACCTTGCGCATGTGCACCCGCAGGATGCGTTCGCGGCCGACGACGTCGGGGTTCGGCACGTGCACCTGCCGGTCGAAGCGGCCGGGGCGCAGAAGCGCCGGGTCGAGCACGTCGGGGCGGTTGGTGGCGGCGATCAGGATCACCCCTTCGGTGGATTCGAAGCCGTCCATCTCCACCAGCAGCTGGTTGAGGGTCTGCTCGCGCTCGTCGTTGCCGCCGCCCAGACCCGCGCCGCGATGGCGGCCGACCGCGTCGATTTCGTCGATGAAGATGATGCAGGGAGCGTTCTTCTTGCCCTGCTCGAACATGTCGCGCACGCGGCTGGCGCCGACGCCGACGAACATCTCGACGAAATCGGAACCGGAAATCGTGAAGAACGGCACGTTCGCCTCACCCGCGACCGAACGCGCGAGGAGGGTCTTGCCGGTACCGGGCGGGCCGACCAGCAGCACGCCCTTCGGAATCTTGCCGCCGAGGCGCTGGAACTTCTGCGGGTCGCGCAAAAATTCCACGACCTCCTCGAGTTCCTCCTTCGCCTCGTCGATGCCCGCCACGTCCTCGAAGGTGACGCGGCCGTGGTGTTCGGTCAGCAGCTTGGCGC of uncultured Alphaproteobacteria bacterium contains these proteins:
- the purA gene encoding adenylosuccinate synthetase (Evidence 2a : Function of homologous gene experimentally demonstrated in an other organism; PubMedId : 10346917, 10364182, 10496970, 14002128, 1733940, 2061308, 2108156, 3058695, 7490761, 8961938, 9000627, 9298646; Product type e : enzyme), whose translation is MPGRRRAILKRARTLMSNVAVVGAQWGDEGKGKIVDWLSERADVVVRFQGGHNAGHTLVINGVTYKLSLLPSGVVRGKPSYIGNGVVVDPWALLDEIGRISKQGISITPELLAIADNASLILPLHRDLDQLRENASEAGKIGTTGRGIGPAYEDKVARRAIRVCDLADAKAMDDKIERLLTHHNALRRGLGVAEIDGRMLKDELLAIKDKVLPFAKPVWQELDRMVRHENKRLLFEGAQGAMLDVDHGTYPFVTSSNTVSGEAAAGSGLGPSAVGFVLGIAKAYTTRVGAGPFPTELFDETGEYLTDRGREFGVVTGRRRRCGWFDAVAVRQALKTGGVKGIAMTKLDILDGMPEIKVCVAYDLNGERIDRLPASMTGQASVKPIYETIEGWSQSTFGARSWAELPANAIKYVRRIEELTETPVALLSTSPEREDTILVQDPFAA
- the hisZ gene encoding ATP phosphoribosyltransferase regulatory subunit, which translates into the protein MSEPINRALLPAGLRDVLPGEAAFEAAVVQSLLATFSAHGYDRVKPPLLEFEDSLLDGLGADLAAQTFRVMDPVTQRMMGMRADMTVQVARVAASRLVREPRPLRLSYAGDVLRVKGSQLRPDRQFIQAGLELIGCDTPEADAEVIVVAARALDAIGVRRLSVDLTLPPLVPLILDAAGLSEDEKREARHALDHKDAAEVAALPSAVAPTLGRLLDVCGPFERAFPVLAELDLPPAARAWQERLGAVAQRLKALAPCVRLTVDAVENRGFEYHTGLCYTFFAEGWRHHLGRGGRYGGEGREPATGASLYLHSLIGILPKPEPAPRVLVPLDGADPARLDALRAEGFVTVAAVAPAADWTAEAIRLNCTHLLQHGQPCPVEGAQSSSEREHS
- a CDS encoding Hydroxymethylpyrimidine phosphate kinase ThiD, encoding MQGRVLIAAGSDSGGGAGIQADIKAVTALNGFAMTAITALTAQNTLGVHGIHPIPVEFIRKQIEVVMTDLGADALKTGMLATSPVIRAVAEALADFAPDLPLVVDPVMVAKGGALLLETEAVKTLKWALLPRATVITPNLYEAEVLTGRKVATEADMRAAAQDLLALGPKAVLLKGGHLEGGLVVDLLATSEGVTRFAGLRIETRHGHGTGCTLASALACGLAQGLPLVKAVERAREYVRVGLETAPGYGHGHGPLNHAHTLRPGV
- the glmM gene encoding phosphoglucosamine mutase (Evidence 2a : Function of homologous gene experimentally demonstrated in an other organism; PubMedId : 10231382, 10671448, 8244950; Product type e : enzyme), whose amino-acid sequence is MTARRLFGTDGVRGLANIEPMTALTALKIGMAAGRMFQRGEYRHTVVIGKDTRLSCYMLEQALTAGFTSVGMDVLLLGPLPTPAIAMLTRSMRADLGVMISASHNPFEDNGIKLFGPDGFKLSDDTETRIEALVSGGVDLVESRRLGRVRRLDDASGRYIEYVKATFPTGRRLDGLKIVLDCANGAAYKVAPTVLWELGAEVVPIAVTPNGTNINAKCGATQPQALAEAVVTHAADLGIALDGDADRVVMCDERGREIDGDQVLGLIGRKWAEAGVLAGGGVVATVMSNLGLERFLAGRGLHLKRTQVGDRYVVETMRAEGYNLGGEQSGHVILGNHSTTGDGLAAALQVLAALVEEGGLASEVLHVFDPLPQVLKNVRFPSREVAKAVMAQVGDAVAEAERRLAEGGRLLIRSSGTEPLIRVMAEGEDEDRIREIVDWVCAQLEARVE
- a CDS encoding Dihydropteroate synthase: MDTDVRVETVRYPTAGSGVAFSSSAKVYIAPAGVLSGPRAAGIVASGRALPFGGDQAFCCAYLAARSGGKVAVYRMGVQELMDLHPAVDAAMAALAPALPRFGGVAMDRPRVMGIVNVTPDSFSDGGERFDAATAIADALAMVEAGADIVDVGGESTRPGAPEVPPEEEIRRVVPVVRALAEAGVCVSVDTRHAATMAAAVQAGARIVNDVTALTGDLDALRAVRDGGAAVVLMHMQGEPQTMQAAPEYANAPFDVFDYLEARVNACVAAGIPRERLCVDPGIGFGKTKAHNLAILRWLAVYRTLGVPVLLGASRKSLIPAVCGDMEPKARLPGSLTLALGGARNGANVVRVHDVAETVQALAIQAAVERAE
- the ftsH gene encoding protease, ATP-dependent zinc-metallo (Evidence 2a : Function of homologous gene experimentally demonstrated in an other organism; PubMedId : 12037319, 1925026, 6389496, 7781608, 8106505, 8248182, 8444796, 8444797, 9573051, 9636708, 9643547, 9712851; Product type e : enzyme) gives rise to the protein MNFGKNIALWVLIGILLLAVFSEFQGSDTRQEANSLAYSDFMNMVDKGGVRSVTIQGRRVTGQLSGGESFSTYVPGDPDMVSTLRAAGVKIVAEPVPENSPSFWSIVISWFPMLLLVGVWIYLMRQMQGGGGGKAMGFGKSRAKLLTEHHGRVTFEDVAGIDEAKEELEEVVEFLRDPQKFQRLGGKIPKGVLLVGPPGTGKTLLARSVAGEANVPFFTISGSDFVEMFVGVGASRVRDMFEQGKKNAPCIIFIDEIDAVGRHRGAGLGGGNDEREQTLNQLLVEMDGFESTEGVILIAATNRPDVLDPALLRPGRFDRQVHVPNPDVVGRERILRVHMRKVPLGPDVDPRVLARGTPGFSGADLANLVNEAALMAARRSKRVVTMAEFEAAKDKVMMGAERRSMVLGPEEKRLTAYHEAGHALVQLHFPVSDPIHKATIIPRGRAMGLVMGLPEKDRYSMSKEFLEARICVAMAGRLAEEMIFGPEKVTNGAQQDIRMATGMARAMVTQWGMSDLGPLAYEEPDQEVFLGHSVTRNKNISDETARKVDDEIRRLVEEGNDLCRKILTENRDKLEIIAQGLLEYETLSGDEIKALLRGETIVREDPAAPPKRDGGRRTSVPTAGAAPTGPEPQPGA